A part of Trueperaceae bacterium genomic DNA contains:
- the infB gene encoding translation initiation factor IF-2: MTEKVRIYQLARDLGVENKELLAVLDDIGVEYKSHSSTLDAETADTVRQLLQGASAAGSAVEGEGADKTTLTAAEKSVLAEKPGKVAPKGKPGKGDDAAPADKASLPRRAPVVTVMGHVDHGKTSLLDAIRKSSVAEREAGGITQHIGAYQAQTPSGTVTFIDTPGHEAFTSIRQRGANATDIAVIVVAADDSVMPQTREAIAHAKAAGVPIVVAINKVDLAQANPEKVKQDLMQVGLIPEEYGGDVITVELSARSGKGIDDLLEMLSLVAEVEDLRARDEGPAKAVIIESVLDKRAGVLVTVIVQEGELKVADYIVSGEAWAKVRRLTDYTGATIDKAGPAMPVQILGFSEQPVAGSTVEVVSGEAEAKAIASERREARKDLEREAIGKKGITLADLFGKPTKKTISILLRADTQGTLEALKGVIQKESEATEDVDINVMLAEVGAPTESDLLLASTAGASVLAFGVNAPGSVLKSAERLGIPVKTYRIIYELVEDVERMVRGQLEPEFEEKILGHAEVRQVIHVPRSGNIAGSYVTDGIIKRGAKARITRAGKEVYKGSISGLRRFKDDVREVGTGYECGISLQNYDNVQEGDLIEVYEMVEVPAV; encoded by the coding sequence ATGACGGAGAAGGTCAGGATCTATCAACTAGCTAGAGACTTGGGCGTAGAGAACAAGGAGCTCCTCGCCGTGCTCGACGACATCGGCGTGGAGTACAAGTCGCACTCGAGCACCCTGGACGCCGAGACGGCCGACACGGTGCGCCAGCTCCTCCAGGGCGCCTCCGCGGCCGGTTCGGCCGTGGAGGGTGAGGGCGCCGACAAGACCACGCTCACGGCCGCCGAGAAGTCCGTGCTGGCCGAGAAGCCGGGCAAGGTCGCGCCCAAGGGCAAGCCGGGCAAGGGCGACGATGCGGCCCCCGCCGACAAGGCTTCCCTGCCACGCCGCGCGCCGGTCGTCACGGTCATGGGTCACGTCGACCACGGCAAGACGTCGCTCCTCGACGCCATCCGCAAGTCGAGCGTCGCCGAGCGCGAGGCCGGCGGCATCACGCAGCACATCGGCGCCTACCAGGCCCAGACGCCGTCGGGGACGGTCACGTTCATCGACACGCCCGGCCACGAGGCGTTCACGAGCATCCGCCAGCGCGGCGCCAACGCCACCGACATCGCCGTGATCGTGGTGGCGGCCGACGACTCCGTCATGCCGCAGACGCGCGAGGCCATCGCGCACGCCAAGGCCGCCGGCGTCCCCATCGTGGTCGCCATCAACAAGGTCGACCTGGCGCAGGCGAACCCCGAGAAGGTGAAGCAGGACCTCATGCAGGTCGGCCTCATCCCCGAGGAGTACGGCGGCGACGTCATCACCGTCGAGCTGTCCGCGCGCTCCGGCAAGGGCATAGACGACCTCCTCGAGATGCTCTCGCTCGTCGCCGAGGTCGAGGACCTCCGTGCCCGCGACGAGGGACCTGCCAAGGCCGTCATCATCGAGTCGGTCCTGGACAAGCGGGCGGGCGTGCTCGTCACCGTGATCGTCCAGGAAGGCGAGCTCAAGGTCGCCGACTACATCGTTTCGGGTGAGGCGTGGGCGAAGGTCCGTCGCCTGACCGACTACACGGGCGCCACCATCGACAAGGCCGGGCCGGCGATGCCCGTCCAGATCCTCGGCTTCTCCGAGCAGCCCGTGGCGGGCAGCACGGTCGAGGTCGTGTCGGGCGAGGCCGAGGCCAAGGCCATCGCGTCCGAGCGCCGCGAGGCGCGCAAGGACCTCGAGCGCGAGGCCATCGGCAAGAAGGGCATAACGCTCGCCGACCTGTTCGGCAAGCCCACCAAGAAGACGATCAGCATCCTCCTGCGCGCGGACACCCAGGGCACCCTCGAGGCCCTCAAGGGCGTGATCCAGAAGGAGTCCGAGGCTACGGAGGACGTGGACATCAACGTGATGCTCGCCGAGGTCGGCGCGCCCACCGAGTCCGACCTGCTCCTCGCGAGCACCGCGGGCGCCTCGGTGCTCGCCTTCGGTGTCAACGCCCCCGGCAGCGTGCTGAAGTCCGCCGAGCGCCTCGGCATCCCCGTCAAGACGTACCGGATCATCTACGAGCTCGTCGAGGACGTCGAGCGCATGGTGCGCGGCCAGCTCGAGCCGGAGTTCGAGGAGAAGATCCTCGGCCACGCCGAGGTGCGGCAGGTCATCCACGTCCCGCGCAGCGGCAACATCGCCGGCTCCTACGTCACGGACGGCATCATCAAGCGCGGCGCCAAGGCCCGCATCACGCGCGCGGGCAAAGAGGTCTACAAGGGCAGCATCTCGGGCCTGCGCCGCTTCAAGGACGACGTGCGCGAGGTCGGCACCGGCTACGAGTGCGGAATCAGCCTCCAGAACTACGACAACGTCCAGGAAGGCGACCTCATCGAGGTCTACGAGATGGTCGAGGTGCCGGCGGTCTGA
- a CDS encoding DUF448 domain-containing protein, producing MTSTVRVRHVPLRRCAVCRAQAPQAELLRLVKGDAGYRLDLTRRLGGRGTWICAACAASSNEKRLRHAFKGSAQQVRELLDAALAHVPPTAAGAAGTPPRRLE from the coding sequence ATGACGTCCACGGTGAGAGTCAGGCACGTCCCGCTACGCCGCTGCGCGGTCTGCCGCGCGCAGGCGCCCCAGGCGGAGTTGCTGCGCCTGGTCAAGGGCGACGCCGGCTACCGCCTGGACCTCACACGCAGGCTCGGCGGCCGCGGCACATGGATCTGTGCCGCTTGCGCCGCCTCTTCCAACGAGAAACGCTTGCGCCACGCCTTCAAGGGCAGCGCGCAGCAGGTGCGCGAGCTGCTCGACGCGGCCCTCGCTCATGTTCCCCCCACCGCCGCCGGCGCCGCGGGGACCCCGCCTCGGAGGCTTGAATGA
- the nusA gene encoding transcription termination factor NusA: MNKEFVDALNLLAAERNLDKEQLLADLEDALGQAFERNVMPGHQIDVELDPESGEMDIMVIRRVVEAVEDPTTEISLADALDLDEEVEVGMEMEFPVDPEKFTRIAVQTTKQVITQKIREAERAYVFEEYKDRAGDIMTGVVARTDNKRNVFVDLGRGEAIMPAKEQITGERYMVGMRIKVYVQNVELSPRGPSIHVSRAAPELLEYLMRQEIPEVADGTVELKAIAREAGQRSKVAVSSNNPNVDPIGACIGHRGSRIQAVTGELQRERVDIIQWDANPREFIRNALSPAKVGNIELDTENKSARITVGSDQLSLAIGKSGQNVRLAAKLTGYKLDLQPSETVSDFDAAFQAAASRLGDAAAQPERTHSAFDALFKDSAQQPSKSEGSEGEDKAS; the protein is encoded by the coding sequence ATGAACAAGGAGTTCGTTGACGCGCTCAACCTGCTGGCCGCCGAGCGCAACCTCGACAAGGAGCAGCTGCTAGCGGACCTCGAGGACGCCCTGGGCCAGGCGTTCGAGCGCAACGTCATGCCGGGCCACCAGATCGACGTCGAGCTCGACCCCGAGTCGGGCGAGATGGACATCATGGTGATCCGGCGGGTCGTCGAGGCGGTCGAGGACCCCACCACGGAGATCTCCCTCGCCGACGCGCTGGACCTCGACGAGGAGGTCGAGGTCGGCATGGAGATGGAGTTCCCGGTAGACCCGGAGAAGTTCACGCGCATCGCCGTGCAGACGACCAAGCAGGTCATCACCCAGAAGATCCGCGAGGCGGAGCGGGCCTACGTCTTCGAGGAGTACAAGGACCGTGCCGGCGACATCATGACCGGCGTCGTCGCGCGTACGGACAACAAGCGCAACGTGTTCGTGGACCTAGGCCGCGGCGAGGCGATCATGCCCGCCAAGGAGCAGATCACCGGCGAGCGCTACATGGTCGGCATGCGCATCAAGGTCTACGTGCAGAACGTGGAGCTGAGCCCGCGCGGGCCGTCGATCCACGTCTCTCGCGCCGCGCCTGAGCTCCTCGAGTACCTCATGCGCCAGGAGATCCCCGAGGTCGCCGACGGCACGGTGGAGCTCAAGGCCATCGCCAGGGAGGCAGGGCAGCGCTCCAAGGTCGCGGTCAGCTCCAACAACCCGAACGTCGACCCCATCGGCGCGTGCATCGGTCACCGCGGCAGCCGCATCCAGGCCGTGACGGGCGAGCTGCAGCGCGAGCGCGTCGACATCATCCAGTGGGACGCCAACCCGCGCGAGTTCATCCGCAACGCCCTCTCCCCCGCGAAGGTCGGCAACATCGAGCTCGACACGGAGAACAAGTCGGCGCGCATCACTGTCGGCTCCGATCAGCTCTCGCTCGCCATCGGCAAGTCGGGCCAGAACGTCCGCCTCGCCGCCAAGCTGACCGGCTACAAGCTCGACCTCCAGCCCTCCGAGACCGTCTCCGACTTCGACGCCGCCTTCCAGGCCGCGGCCTCGCGCCTCGGCGACGCCGCCGCCCAGCCCGAGCGCACGCACTCCGCGTTCGACGCGCTCTTCAAAGACTCCGCCCAGCAACCGAGCAAGAGCGAAGGGTCCGAAGGCGAGGACAAGGCCTCCTGA
- the rimP gene encoding ribosome maturation factor RimP, with the protein MELERAATEVLEPLGYEVLEVTVSTSGRSRRVLLRIDRLDEAIVGIEDVARASEVFGLELDRLDPFPTGYRLDVESPGAERPLRRARHFERFHDLLVKFRVGGETFKGRIKGVAEGTVTVEVDGTERVVRIADVVSARLAEWPDSPR; encoded by the coding sequence GTGGAACTCGAGCGTGCAGCCACCGAGGTGCTTGAACCCCTCGGGTACGAGGTGCTGGAGGTAACCGTCAGCACTTCCGGGCGGTCGCGTCGTGTTCTGCTTCGCATCGATCGGCTCGACGAGGCCATCGTCGGCATCGAGGACGTCGCCAGGGCGTCCGAGGTGTTCGGTCTGGAGCTGGACCGGCTGGACCCGTTCCCGACGGGTTACCGGCTCGACGTCGAGTCTCCGGGCGCCGAGCGCCCGTTGCGGCGCGCCCGGCATTTCGAACGCTTCCACGACCTGCTCGTCAAGTTCAGGGTGGGCGGGGAGACGTTCAAGGGGCGGATCAAGGGTGTCGCGGAGGGCACCGTAACCGTCGAGGTCGACGGCACCGAGCGCGTGGTGAGGATCGCCGACGTAGTGTCGGCGCGTCTGGCCGAATGGCCGGACTCTCCACGCTGA
- a CDS encoding SBBP repeat-containing protein: MRDPRPVKLPLALLLVGGLLGACQGSGPGVVVTVAPAEVALPPGADQTFTAQVTGAADTAVSWSVTGGTVEGVGGTVTYHAPVAPGSYEVKATSVADPTRQAAAAVTVVTPGGTLWLRPFGTDSTEAALAVAVDLDGNVIAVGYTEGALEGENAGESDAYVQKRAADGDVLWTRQFGTSANEGAYGVAADAGGNVLVAGTTDGALAGANAGGEDAFVRKYGPDGGVLWTRQFGTADADAARAVTLDAAGNVLVAGYTFGSLTDDAGGLVDAFVRKYDPNGDIVWTRQFGGVDRYYANGVAADAAGNVIVVGYTEPSNTDVSTANAFIRKYDQNGDFVSFIELDTGADEKGLGVAVEAAGSVLVVGITEGALASDNAGGLDAFVSKYTAGGDEVWTRQFGTNSDDYALAAAVDAAGNVLVAGYTFGNLAGDADGAVHAFVRKYGPDGMVAWTRQPAAGTFSAAAGVAVDSARNVLFSGFSDATLEDGGSASGSALVGKLAP, translated from the coding sequence ATGCGCGACCCCAGGCCCGTCAAGCTTCCGCTGGCCTTACTCCTCGTAGGCGGCCTTCTGGGCGCGTGCCAGGGCTCCGGTCCCGGCGTCGTCGTCACCGTCGCGCCTGCGGAGGTCGCGCTGCCGCCGGGCGCGGACCAGACGTTCACAGCGCAGGTGACCGGAGCCGCGGACACGGCGGTCTCCTGGAGCGTGACGGGCGGCACCGTCGAGGGGGTGGGCGGCACGGTCACCTACCACGCCCCCGTCGCGCCGGGCAGCTACGAGGTCAAGGCCACGAGCGTCGCGGACCCGACGAGGCAGGCAGCCGCCGCGGTCACGGTGGTGACGCCTGGCGGCACCCTGTGGCTCCGGCCGTTCGGCACGGACTCCACAGAAGCCGCGCTGGCGGTGGCGGTGGACCTCGACGGGAACGTCATCGCCGTCGGCTACACGGAAGGCGCGTTGGAGGGCGAGAACGCGGGCGAGTCGGACGCGTACGTCCAGAAGCGCGCCGCGGACGGCGACGTACTCTGGACCAGGCAGTTCGGCACCAGCGCCAACGAAGGCGCGTACGGCGTCGCGGCGGACGCGGGCGGGAACGTGCTGGTCGCGGGTACCACGGACGGCGCGCTCGCGGGTGCCAACGCCGGCGGTGAAGACGCGTTCGTGAGGAAGTACGGCCCCGACGGCGGCGTGCTCTGGACGCGCCAGTTCGGCACCGCGGACGCCGATGCGGCGCGAGCCGTGACGCTGGACGCCGCCGGTAACGTGCTCGTCGCCGGTTACACGTTCGGCAGCCTGACCGACGATGCCGGCGGCCTGGTCGACGCCTTCGTGAGGAAGTACGACCCCAACGGCGACATCGTCTGGACGCGCCAGTTCGGCGGCGTGGACCGTTACTACGCCAACGGGGTCGCCGCCGACGCCGCCGGGAACGTCATCGTGGTGGGCTACACGGAGCCCAGTAACACGGACGTGAGCACGGCGAACGCGTTCATACGGAAGTACGACCAGAACGGCGACTTCGTGTCGTTCATCGAGCTCGACACGGGAGCCGACGAGAAGGGGCTGGGCGTCGCCGTGGAAGCGGCAGGGAGCGTGCTGGTCGTCGGGATCACGGAGGGCGCCCTCGCGAGCGACAACGCGGGCGGCCTCGACGCGTTCGTGAGCAAGTACACCGCCGGCGGCGATGAGGTCTGGACGCGCCAGTTCGGCACCAACAGCGACGACTACGCGCTCGCGGCCGCGGTGGACGCCGCCGGCAACGTGCTCGTCGCCGGTTACACGTTCGGCAACCTGGCCGGCGACGCCGACGGCGCCGTCCATGCCTTCGTGAGGAAGTACGGTCCGGACGGCATGGTGGCATGGACGCGCCAGCCCGCCGCTGGCACCTTCAGCGCGGCGGCGGGGGTCGCGGTCGATAGCGCAAGGAACGTGCTGTTCTCGGGTTTCTCCGACGCCACCCTCGAGGACGGTGGCAGCGCGTCCGGCAGCGCCCTGGTCGGGAAGCTGGCCCCGTGA
- the pheS gene encoding phenylalanine--tRNA ligase subunit alpha has protein sequence MAAEHETTGLHGAQRNQGARADLPGEAVDWLGRIGEAPDLAALQQLRVTYLGKKGELTQRLKALGSLSVEERREVGGRVNALKQAVEAAIEERKAALEQALLAAQLAGERVDVTLPGTRPPQGGLHLLTLVTNRLLDVFTSLGYEVVTGPELETDHYNFASLNFPPDHPARDTQDTFWTTDGRLLRTHTSPMQVRYMETHEPPFKVVVPGKVFRNEAVDVTHEAQFHQLEALVVGERVTMADLKGAINEMAQALIGPGTRTRLQPTYFPFVEPGAEFAIWWTNPRSGREEWLELGGCGMVHPKVFEAVGYEGVTGFAFGFGIERLALVPYAIPDIRYFYQGDLRVLEQFRGTL, from the coding sequence ATGGCGGCAGAGCACGAGACGACAGGGCTGCATGGAGCCCAGCGCAACCAGGGCGCGCGCGCGGACCTGCCCGGGGAGGCCGTCGACTGGCTCGGGCGCATCGGCGAGGCGCCGGACCTGGCCGCCCTGCAGCAGTTGCGGGTCACCTACCTCGGCAAGAAGGGCGAGCTCACGCAGCGCCTCAAGGCCCTCGGGTCACTGAGCGTCGAGGAGCGGCGCGAGGTCGGCGGCCGCGTCAACGCGCTGAAGCAGGCCGTCGAGGCCGCCATCGAGGAGCGCAAGGCCGCCCTCGAGCAGGCGCTCCTCGCCGCCCAGCTGGCGGGCGAGCGCGTCGACGTGACGCTACCCGGCACGCGGCCGCCCCAGGGCGGGCTGCACCTCCTCACGCTCGTGACGAACCGCCTCCTGGACGTCTTCACGAGCCTGGGCTACGAGGTCGTGACTGGCCCGGAGCTCGAGACGGACCACTACAACTTCGCCTCGCTGAACTTCCCGCCCGACCACCCGGCGCGCGATACCCAGGACACGTTCTGGACGACGGACGGCCGCCTCCTGCGCACACACACGAGCCCCATGCAGGTCCGCTACATGGAGACGCACGAGCCGCCCTTCAAGGTCGTCGTGCCCGGCAAGGTGTTCCGCAACGAGGCCGTCGACGTGACGCACGAGGCACAGTTCCACCAGCTCGAGGCCCTCGTGGTAGGTGAGCGCGTGACCATGGCCGACCTCAAGGGCGCCATCAACGAGATGGCCCAGGCGCTCATCGGCCCCGGCACGCGCACGCGGCTGCAGCCGACGTACTTCCCCTTCGTGGAGCCGGGCGCCGAGTTCGCCATCTGGTGGACGAACCCCCGCTCCGGCCGCGAGGAGTGGCTCGAGCTCGGCGGGTGCGGCATGGTGCATCCGAAGGTCTTCGAGGCCGTCGGCTACGAGGGCGTGACGGGCTTCGCCTTCGGCTTCGGCATCGAGCGCCTGGCGCTCGTGCCGTACGCCATCCCCGACATCCGCTACTTCTACCAGGGCGACCTGCGCGTCCTCGAGCAGTTCAGGGGCACGCTGTGA
- the pheT gene encoding phenylalanine--tRNA ligase subunit beta encodes MKVPYSWLRTFFEPAGVPGGAAVGNAAPFPEPRRLAELLDGLGLAVESVTEVPGAPGGAIVVDVRSVTPIEGSDHLARTVVFDGSAEHVVVCGDPNIAVGMRTALVLPGTYLPAVDLTVLAREIRGVPSGGMLASARELGLFEHGAGVLALGPDAPLGAKLADLWPPETVLELELTPNRADAFNLLGVARDVGAKLGLSLRHPAAGLALADPAQDDGLTLDVQDPAAAPRFTLRRLSGVTVRPSPVWLQRRIAAVGLRPRNNVVDATNLITFELGQPNHAYDASVFERGHMVVRRARAGERLTLLNDEELALDPADLLITTTGPSGDVPLGLAGVMGGAYGGVEPSTTDLVLEAALFDPVTVRRAGQRHKVITDARTRFERGVDPNLQELASARLAQVIGEVAGGRPHPGITAFGGDVRRAAVPYRPSRVRFLMDFNVQSDSQRAYLAALGCEVEQRASDDWLVTPPSWRYDIALEEDVVEEVARVHGYEHIGMTEPDMRFVPPAGDPTHRRLRDRLAAAGLQETMTYVFTGAAELAKAAAPAPVVELASPQGTEKSVLRTALYPGLLAAAAANRAAGALALFEVGHVFGDVEEERVALLMRGDRVEGRWRSGLTGDFFTLKGVIEGLAGLEGAVVETTPAAFAHLHPGVSAEVSWNGAVIGSAGRLHPAVAAAFELPEVYVAELRLPLGGKRIAFKEIVRQPYAERDLAVVLPVEVTYAALAARLREAAGEKLVSLEPFDEYRGAPLPSGSRSLALRFRFRDATRALTDAEVDALMENVIQAVRSAGYDIRA; translated from the coding sequence GTGAAGGTCCCGTACTCCTGGTTGCGCACGTTCTTCGAGCCTGCCGGCGTGCCCGGCGGCGCGGCGGTCGGGAACGCGGCCCCGTTCCCGGAGCCTCGGCGCCTGGCGGAGCTGCTCGACGGCCTGGGCCTGGCCGTCGAGTCCGTGACCGAGGTGCCGGGCGCGCCGGGGGGCGCGATCGTGGTGGACGTCCGGTCGGTGACGCCGATCGAGGGCTCCGACCACCTGGCGCGCACGGTCGTGTTCGACGGGAGCGCGGAGCACGTCGTGGTCTGCGGCGACCCGAACATCGCGGTCGGCATGCGTACGGCGCTCGTGCTGCCCGGCACGTACCTGCCGGCCGTCGACCTGACGGTGCTGGCGCGGGAGATCAGGGGCGTGCCGAGCGGCGGCATGCTTGCAAGCGCCAGGGAGCTCGGGCTCTTCGAGCACGGCGCCGGCGTTCTGGCGCTCGGCCCCGACGCGCCCTTGGGCGCGAAGCTCGCGGACCTGTGGCCCCCCGAGACCGTGCTCGAGCTCGAGCTCACCCCAAACCGGGCGGACGCCTTCAACCTCCTGGGGGTGGCGCGCGACGTCGGTGCCAAGCTCGGCTTGAGCTTGCGCCACCCGGCCGCCGGCCTGGCCCTCGCCGACCCCGCCCAAGACGACGGCCTCACGCTCGACGTCCAGGACCCCGCCGCCGCGCCGCGCTTCACCCTGCGCAGGCTCAGCGGCGTCACCGTCCGCCCGAGCCCCGTCTGGCTGCAGCGCCGCATCGCGGCCGTCGGGCTGCGGCCGCGCAACAACGTGGTCGACGCCACGAACCTCATCACCTTCGAGCTCGGCCAGCCGAACCACGCTTACGACGCGTCCGTCTTCGAGCGCGGCCACATGGTCGTGCGGCGCGCGCGCGCGGGCGAGCGGCTGACGCTCCTCAACGACGAGGAGCTGGCGCTCGACCCGGCCGACCTCCTCATCACGACGACCGGGCCGTCGGGTGACGTGCCCCTCGGCCTCGCCGGGGTCATGGGCGGCGCGTACGGCGGCGTCGAGCCGTCCACCACCGACCTCGTGCTCGAGGCGGCGCTCTTCGACCCCGTCACCGTCCGCCGCGCCGGCCAGCGCCACAAGGTGATCACGGACGCGCGCACGCGCTTCGAACGCGGCGTCGATCCGAACCTGCAGGAGCTCGCCTCGGCGCGCCTCGCCCAGGTCATCGGCGAGGTGGCCGGCGGTCGGCCGCACCCCGGCATCACGGCGTTCGGCGGTGACGTCCGTCGCGCCGCCGTGCCGTACCGGCCGAGCCGCGTGCGCTTCCTCATGGACTTCAACGTGCAGAGCGACTCCCAGCGCGCCTACCTCGCCGCCCTCGGCTGCGAGGTGGAGCAGCGCGCGTCCGACGACTGGCTCGTGACGCCGCCGAGCTGGCGCTACGACATCGCCCTCGAGGAGGACGTAGTCGAGGAGGTGGCGCGCGTCCACGGCTACGAGCACATCGGCATGACCGAGCCGGACATGCGCTTCGTGCCGCCGGCGGGCGACCCGACGCACCGCAGGCTCCGCGACCGGTTGGCCGCCGCCGGGCTGCAAGAGACCATGACCTACGTGTTCACGGGCGCCGCCGAGTTGGCCAAGGCCGCGGCCCCCGCACCGGTCGTGGAGCTGGCTTCGCCGCAGGGCACTGAGAAGTCCGTCCTGCGCACGGCCCTGTACCCGGGGCTCCTCGCCGCCGCGGCCGCCAACCGCGCCGCCGGCGCTCTGGCGCTCTTCGAGGTCGGACACGTCTTCGGCGACGTCGAGGAGGAGCGCGTGGCGCTGCTCATGCGGGGCGACAGGGTGGAGGGACGGTGGCGAAGCGGCTTGACGGGCGACTTCTTCACCCTCAAGGGCGTCATCGAGGGCCTGGCCGGCCTGGAAGGCGCGGTGGTCGAGACGACCCCGGCCGCCTTCGCGCACCTCCATCCCGGCGTCTCGGCCGAGGTCTCGTGGAACGGCGCCGTCATCGGCAGCGCCGGGCGGCTGCACCCGGCCGTCGCGGCGGCCTTCGAGCTGCCCGAGGTCTACGTGGCCGAGCTGCGCCTGCCGCTCGGCGGCAAGCGCATCGCCTTCAAGGAGATCGTGCGCCAGCCGTACGCCGAGCGCGACCTCGCCGTCGTCCTACCCGTGGAGGTCACGTACGCCGCCCTCGCGGCCCGGCTCCGGGAGGCGGCGGGGGAGAAGCTCGTCTCGCTCGAGCCGTTCGACGAGTACCGCGGCGCCCCGCTGCCGAGCGGCAGCCGGTCGCTCGCGCTGCGCTTCCGCTTCCGCGACGCCACGCGCGCGCTGACGGACGCCGAGGTCGATGCGCTTATGGAGAATGTCATCCAGGCCGTGAGGAGCGCGGGCTACGATATCCGGGCATGA
- the glmS gene encoding glutamine--fructose-6-phosphate transaminase (isomerizing), which produces MCGIVGYVGGREAAGVILDGLGRLEYRGYDSAGLAVKGLGSDGRLRAVKRAGKLSVLRDAVAAGLPAGCVGLGHTRWATHGRPNDVNAHPHLSEDGRLAVIHNGIIENYVELREELAGRGHVFVSETDTEVLVHLIEEAYEATSHDLAVAVRACLARVSGAYALVVAHAEHDLLVAARNTSPLVIGLGSQENYLASDVPALLPYTRDVIYLLDGDVAELGRDGVVITNLQGVPQTRETNRVEWDAEAAEKGGYEHYMLKEIYEQPTVLQNTLFGRFTHGGLDVELGLNLDPNAIDRVVITAAGTASYAGEVGRTLLRRLARLDTVVEVASEFRYSEPVVDERTLCIVVSQSGETIDTLEAMREAKRRGARTLAILNAKGSSISREADDVLYIHAGPEIGVASTKAYLGMVAAFALLSFWFARERGYMDDDAAREYVRALRELPGQVERALQVREHVAHIAEQIKGARSSLFLGRGINAATALEGALKLKEISYVHAEAYPMGEMKHGPIALVDRDLPVVAVATNSPLYDKTVSNLQEVRAREGRLVVVADEDDTKIGQHAEFVIPVPRTLELLSPVVNVVPLQLLAYEVARALGRDIDQPRNLAKSVTVE; this is translated from the coding sequence ATGTGCGGAATAGTCGGTTACGTAGGCGGCCGTGAGGCTGCAGGGGTCATCCTCGACGGCCTTGGTCGCCTCGAGTACCGTGGTTACGATTCCGCCGGGCTGGCCGTCAAAGGCCTCGGCTCCGACGGCCGGTTGCGCGCCGTCAAGCGCGCCGGCAAGCTCAGCGTCCTGCGCGACGCCGTGGCGGCCGGCCTGCCTGCCGGCTGCGTCGGGCTCGGGCACACGCGCTGGGCCACGCACGGCCGCCCCAACGACGTCAACGCCCATCCGCACCTCTCGGAGGACGGCCGCCTCGCCGTCATCCATAACGGCATCATCGAGAACTACGTGGAGCTGCGCGAGGAGCTCGCCGGCCGCGGCCACGTGTTCGTCTCCGAGACCGACACGGAGGTGCTCGTGCACCTCATCGAGGAGGCGTACGAAGCGACCTCCCACGACCTCGCCGTCGCCGTGCGCGCCTGCCTGGCGCGGGTGTCGGGCGCCTACGCGCTCGTCGTCGCCCACGCCGAGCACGACCTGCTCGTAGCGGCGCGCAACACGAGCCCGCTCGTCATCGGCCTAGGCTCCCAGGAGAACTACCTCGCCTCCGACGTGCCCGCGCTCCTGCCTTACACGCGCGACGTCATCTACCTGCTCGACGGCGACGTGGCCGAGCTGGGCCGCGACGGCGTCGTCATCACGAACCTGCAAGGCGTACCCCAGACGCGCGAGACGAACCGCGTCGAGTGGGACGCGGAAGCCGCCGAGAAGGGCGGCTACGAGCACTACATGCTCAAGGAGATCTACGAGCAGCCCACCGTGCTGCAGAACACGCTCTTCGGGCGGTTCACGCACGGTGGGTTGGACGTGGAGCTGGGCCTTAACCTCGATCCGAACGCCATCGACCGCGTCGTGATCACCGCGGCCGGCACGGCCTCGTACGCCGGCGAGGTAGGCCGCACGCTGCTGCGGCGGCTGGCGCGCCTCGACACCGTGGTCGAGGTCGCCTCCGAGTTCCGCTACTCCGAGCCCGTCGTCGACGAGCGCACGCTCTGCATCGTCGTCTCCCAGTCCGGCGAGACGATCGATACCCTCGAGGCCATGCGCGAGGCCAAGCGCCGCGGCGCGCGGACGCTCGCCATCCTGAACGCCAAGGGCTCCAGCATCAGCCGCGAGGCCGACGACGTCCTCTACATCCACGCCGGCCCGGAGATCGGGGTGGCGAGCACGAAGGCCTACCTCGGCATGGTGGCCGCCTTCGCGCTCCTCTCGTTCTGGTTCGCGCGGGAACGCGGGTACATGGACGACGACGCGGCGCGCGAGTACGTGCGGGCGTTGCGCGAGCTGCCCGGTCAGGTCGAGCGCGCGCTGCAGGTCAGGGAGCACGTCGCGCACATCGCGGAGCAGATCAAGGGCGCGCGCAGCTCGCTCTTCCTCGGCCGCGGCATCAACGCCGCCACCGCCCTGGAGGGCGCCCTCAAGCTCAAGGAGATCTCGTACGTACACGCCGAGGCGTACCCCATGGGCGAGATGAAGCATGGCCCCATCGCGCTCGTCGACCGCGACCTGCCGGTCGTGGCGGTCGCCACCAACTCGCCCCTGTACGACAAGACGGTCTCCAACCTGCAGGAGGTGCGTGCGCGCGAGGGCCGCCTCGTCGTCGTGGCCGACGAAGACGACACCAAGATCGGCCAACACGCCGAGTTCGTCATCCCGGTGCCGCGTACGCTCGAGCTCCTCTCGCCCGTCGTGAACGTGGTACCGCTGCAGCTCCTCGCCTACGAGGTGGCGCGCGCGCTCGGACGCGACATCGACCAGCCCCGCAACCTCGCCAAGAGCGTCACCGTCGAGTGA